From the genome of Hemiscyllium ocellatum isolate sHemOce1 chromosome 15, sHemOce1.pat.X.cur, whole genome shotgun sequence, one region includes:
- the LOC132822734 gene encoding P2Y purinoceptor 1-like has translation MSEASVLFGVLSISDSRQLNQSAFCEIDKNFQNMFLPVIYVTVFAVGFSANCLVLVSLSLKLRKWTSLDMFLFNLGLADLLYVITLPFLVVYYATERRWTFGKAFCKMTRLLFHLNLYGSIGFLTCISVQRYLGIVHPMKVLGRWNRRRSLLLSLLVWGLVLAQTSADLHFTKTNLNGTKCHDTTVNEEVTDYMLYVQVITVTGFSIPLLTIIASYCQIAVVLSRKNDLNNTLKERSRNLAIVVMVVFSICFTPYHVLRYLNLNFRHFQLKGFCARNTNTVYLLYQITRGMASLNSCIDPLVYLVARSDMLTKVKTFKNRLHLPLTSSKSTNCRIPQMILITDEMVISKETAV, from the coding sequence ATGTCGGAAGCAAGCGTTTTGTTTGGCGTGCTGTCAATATCAGACTCCAGACAACTGAACCAATCTGCCTTCTGTGAAATCGACAAGAACTTTCAGAATATGTTTCTCCCAGTAATTTATGTCACTGTGTTCGCGGTGGGTTTCTCCGCGAATTGTTTGGTGCTGGTCTCTTTGTCCTTGAAGTTGAGAAAATGGACCAGCTTGGACATGTTCTTGTTTAACCTGGGCCTGGCTGACCTCCTGTATGTCATCACTTTGCCCTTCCTGGTGGTGTACTACGCCACGGAACGCCGCTGGACGTTCGGGAAAGCGTTTTGCAAAATGACCAGGCTCCTCTTCCACCTGAACCTGTACGGCAGCATCGGCTTCCTCACTTGTATCAGTGTGCAGCGATACCTGGGCATCGTGCACCCCATGAAGGTGCTGGGCAGGTGGAACCGCCGCCGCTCGCTGCTCCTCAGCCTCCTGGTCTGGGGGCTGGTTCTAGCCCAAACCTCGGCCGATCTCCATTTCACCAAGACCAACCTCAATGGCACCAAATGCCATGACACCACCGTAAACGAGGAAGTCACAGACTACATGTTGTACGTGCAGGTTATTACTGTCACTGGATTCTCCATCCCTCTCCTCACCATTATAGCATCTTACTGTCAGATCGCTGTAGTTCTCAGCAGGAAAAACGATCTGAATAATACTTTGAAGGAACGATCCCGGAACCTCGCGATCGTTGTAATGGTTGTATTTTCCATTTGTTTTACGCCTTATCATGTTTTGCGTTATCTTAACTTAAATTTCAGACATTTTCAATTGAAAGGTTTTTGCGCACGGAATACCAACACCGTTTACTTGCTTTACCAGATTACTAGAGGTATGGCCAGTTTAAACAGCTGCATTGACCCGTTGGTTTACCTTGTAGCCAGAAGTGACATGCTAACTAAAGTGAAAACATTCAAGAACAGACTACATCTGCCACTCACTTCGTCTAAATCAACTAATTGTAGAATTCCTCAAATGATTTTAATCACAGACGAAATGGTCATTAGTAAGGAGACAGCTGTGTAA